Within the Vanacampus margaritifer isolate UIUO_Vmar chromosome 8, RoL_Vmar_1.0, whole genome shotgun sequence genome, the region GTGTGGCGATTACTCTTTGTCATTCGTCGATCGGTGCGAAGGAAGAGATTAGTTACATCTCTTCAGAGTTAATCTAACACTAGGTGATCAACTCTTTAAAATAACACCAATAACTTACACTTCAGGAGTTAAAATCAACTCCCCAAAATGTAACTTtgaaattttaacactccaatttttgctgtgtaaGTACAGTTATTCTACAAAATTGGAATGTCATCATTCATTTTACTGCAAACAAGTCCAACTTTGTATTGAAAACTATCAACTTGAACCCACAATTCTTTTGAAGAGAGCATTTCGAGCATGTTACTTTTGACCACAGTGTCTTCtgtgagtgaaaatgactttaAGGGCCCAAATTCCTTTTCTTTGAATTTCAGTGTTTCCCATTGATATGCAGGAGGAAAATGGCAAGGAAAAGTGCTGATGCAAAGGTGGAGTTAATTAACACTCTGCAGAGTTAATCTAACACTAAGCGATCAACTCTGTAAAATAACACCTACTCAAAAATGTTATGATTACACTTTGGGAGTTAAAATTAACTCCCAGAAATGAAACTCtgaaattttaacactccaaatagtaaaaaaaaataaaacaggggTTCAATACTGCTGTATAGAATATACAACTGTCGGCCTTGgtcctgtgtttgtttgtgtgtgtgtatgatagGGTGGGTGCCTGGGTGGTGGATTGACTTGAACCCAAGGGCGGTCCGGGAATAGACAGAGGCACTCATCTGTTTCTAATGAAGAATAATGCACTGGACACAGACAAAAGGCATggcccaacacacacacacacacacaatcatgaGAATATCATACATGTATGCATACGTACAATATCGGTGCATGCAGTCAACATATGGCAATGACGGCGTATGAGACCCCGCAGGCACCATTAACACTTTAGGAGGTTTAATAGCTTGCtgacgcatacacacacatacacacacacacgcacactcgaGCAATAAAAAGCCTCATTGTTTTCCATTTTGATGTCTTCGTaggcataaaaaagaaaacgacaaaaacaaatcaagaatTAACGGGAGCTCATTAGCGGCAGCTTCGCTCCATCAGCGGTGGattaatttcatcatttttattgCTGCATTTGTGCCTTGCAGGAATTATCAGCGCCGCGGGGGGATGCCACATCTCAAAACCAACGCCCTCGCTGATCCAAAAATGTGGAACGAGCAAGAAATAAACCCGAGAAACGAGAGAAGGCAcgctaaatggtaaaaaaaaaaaaaattcttctgcATTTCGATTCGGCCGTGGCACATGTCACACAGTCGCATGGAGGCTGAGATGAGTTTTCAGGTGAAAGGCCTGCAGCGACGGGCATGACTAAATACTCTTGCGTGTCGAACCTCGCTGATGATGAGGTGCTGGCTGCCGTCATGGCCCAGTCACATGATAAGCCAATAGCTGAGATGTAAAGGGAAACTGCACATGCAAATAAGATAAGAATGCAAGAATATTGACTCAtgagatattcacacacactcatCCTTACACCATATTCagcacactgcaaaaactgaaatcttaagtaagatatcatttcttaaacgtaacctaaatttgcttattttgcgttgacaagttatttttacttaaaattaaattgttagacaagatcattgtgcttattgtaAGATACTTATTACATAATTATCTcatttgatcaagcagttttggcattgagtgttaacagccagttctGATTATTACAGCTTGGAAAAAGTCATTCTAAggatactattttcaagaccgctgtgGTTCATATAGACCTAgtaatattttcataatcttacagataaatttaagtaaaattttctaattttgcttatttaaagtaattttcttattttactatattttttttcttaaattttctactgtTCTTTTTTGCAGTGCATCCATAGTCACATTTATCATTTCAGTAGCTAGGCAGCTAAGGTGAAACGTTTTGCTGCATGCTTTAAATAGGACAAAAGTAGCTCCATCTAGTGGACAAATACAAAAGTAAATGAGTttaatttccatccattttgtgtaCTGTGTGTCTTCATTATGGTCACGGGTGACCTGAAGTCATCTCCCTGCACCTTCGAATGAGCGCTGGTTAATCTCAGAGCGCATTTagacaaaaaacattcaaacttaCATTCACACttaaagacaatttagagtcatCAATGAACGAAACTCACGTGAAATCTTAACAAAAGGATTGTAttggtttaactcattcactgccattggcggctgtaaacgtcaaaaattcttttgaactatttctattattttaccctttttcccacttttgcaaacaagagtatgaaaacctagactttaaaaaaacgtattttatttttatttattttttaaagaaaagattattaaaaattaggtggcgtcaggcgattaaaatttgtaattgtaattaatcgcatgacttcaatagttaactcacaattaatcacacattttatatctgttctaaatgtacaatcattttcttctaggttttcatactgttaacagaagtgaaaaaaaaagttaaactaatagaaatagtttaaatgaatttttgacgtctatagccgtcaatggcagtgaatgagttaagatagatgtgggataaaaaaaacagcatttttaaaaggttttccGTGGAACATTTTTCCACACCCTTAATATACTAATATAAAACAAATCCTCctctaaatgtattttatgtaaattattttcatttcattgttaagTCTGTTTTTTGTATGATATAATACGACAATGTCAGTTCAGATTCCGCACAGCAGTGAGGCTAATGGTGGCAGGACTTAGCGCATGGTTTCATGTTTAATGTTAACTACCTAGACAGGTGGAACAAGCTTATAATGAAGGCATGTCGGGTGATGCCACGTACGGTGATGTCGAGGTTTCCATAGTGTGtgttctgattaatgttgcatttgtggaatatggattaagcagcaaaatgcacccgtttttatccatctcaggggggcggccattttgctcttgctgtcgactgaaaatggcatcacagtgtGGGCAcaacttgcaaatgtcacatgaccaaactcgaagaacaggtgagccgtgattggtcgttacctgagccctgagcaactaagatctcattttcagtcgacagtaagtgacaaaatggccgccccctaagatggataaaaaacaggtggaatttgctgcttaatttctAAAACTAATTGTAATTGACATcaaatttttcaatatttttttttaaactgagagCTTCATCTTGTGTAAGATGACCAGTTTgctacacacttctgaaattaaaaaaatattaagtatatgtttttattaatgaTAATTATTTACAGGACAACGTTATGTGAACGATTTGTCACAATAATTAGTATACagatatgcaacatttttttctataaatgtGCGGCAATGTTCACATTTCCAAATGATCACTTTGACAAAATTCCTTGGAAATCTCAATGCCTCATCACTGCtgaactatttttagaacagacctgcGAGCTCCTAACGTGGTCCTTGGTGACCTCTGAACTACGTTAAAGTTTAAACGGCAAGTATACCACAAATTATGATCCCAAAACAGTTGAATAATGTTGCAagatacattttaaattcatctTGCAACATTAACCTTAAAAATGGCTGGTTACACctgatttcatttaaataaaataaaatgaacaggaagagtgcacacatgcacatgtagCAAAGACTCTCTGCAActtctgctaaaaaaaaaaattggtttaacTTAGTTCCTCCCCAACAAGATGTATCACTTCAACAAGACCTCCTTGACGCCAATTACTGCATTCCAATTGGCCAGAAttgttttcaaatcttttttctaccccaaaaaatgtgactAGATGAATTTTAAAATAGCGAACTGAATTGGCGGCGTAATAATCAACACGAAAAAAATACACGTACAGTAACATGGCCGCTGACATTTTGTCTCGTGACACGCAGCACGCGTGCACATTTGGCGCACGCAGATTCTGAACATCAAAGTGTGTAATTGCATAGTCTCAAGAACCGATGACCTTCAGTGCATGTTTTTTCTGTCACACAAATTGAGCATCCTGAGGCTAAGAGACATTatcggagagagagagagagagagagagagagagagagagagcttgaGCTTGGGGCGTTTATAAGGGATGGGGGGCTGCGGCTGGGGGGTGTTATCTGTGCAATTCCAAGCCGTGTCCATCATGTGGCAGTGTGCAGCTTCTTAGGAGCTGCTGTCACAATGGAGCACAGCCAGTCAAAGTCAGCCtaatcccacacacacacacacacacacacacacgtacacacacacactgtctgcTCTTTATCTCTGTGTGCAGCTTGAAgcttacccccccccctccctcgccTGCCCCTAGCCCACCACcctccagccccccccccctcctcagtCAGTCCCATACCCCAAAAACCCTTCCTCCCCATGCATTCTATTGCTTTGAAGCCTCCGAGGAAACACGGGTGCCGCAAATGGAGacaagggggagaaaaaaaaaaaagtcattgaagTCGCGTCAGGAACAAAATGGCATTAGCCGGGCTAGCTCGGGCAGATCGCGGTGACATATTCGATGTGGTTCAAATATGTTGAAATGAATACGAATGcgaattacacacacacacacaaatcagcaTATCATGCACAGTTTGTAATTAGGGTTCGAGCAAGCATCAATATTGAGAAGCGTTGTTTTCACAATACCACCTGTGCACATTTTGTACTgtacattcaaattcaaatcaatgcATATCATGTACAGTCTGGACTAATGGtttagataaataaattgtgATGTATTGTTTTCTAGTCCGCACTACCGAAGCTTTCTGAGTCAGAAAGTCGACCTGTTGGACAGAGCAACCAACGAGCAACAAAATTCGGTAAGTGCTTTGGTGTTTACTATCAGCAGGACTTTCACATAAAAGCATATCATGCACTTTCTCGGCTGACGGTacgtaaaaaatattgattttgtgATTTATCATTTTCTAGTCTGAAGGTAATGGTAAATGtcgatttttttgggctcaGAATATTGGcagttttttttgcacattttgggTCAAATATATCATGAGAAAATGGTGAGACGTAATATGAATTATTGTAATGTGTTATCAAGTCTGAATgaatgaacttaaaaaaaaaaaagtcagaacgCCACAGGTGTGCCGTATGATTGACTGACTGCCGTCAAGCCGCTATAGGTTACGacatcccccccacccctaaaGAAGCATATCATGCCTCGTCTCAACTCGGGTAGTGACATCATAGCAATATTTTCATACACAATTTTTGTGTTTCAAcacatatttgtatattttgagTCATTCATGTCGTTCACCGTCTTCAATAATGTTGGCACAAAATATCCATAATGTGATGTGTGCATCATTGTTTTGGAAcaggaactttaaaaaaaataaaataaaatttatacgCTTTATGACATGATACGTTACGTACAAAATCGaattatgtttttctgtgtaCATTTTGggcccaaaataaatatacagtatgtaacacttttttttttctaaacacacAAGGACATTTTTGAAGAAGTGATTATAAATGATTGCGAAAGTAGCCGAATTTACGACTGAgactaaattaaatataaaacctAACCACCTTTTTCATAGCCCAAGCATGCGTCATTGTTGCCTCATGTTGATCAAAATCCATTCCGATTCTGATCCGAAGTTCATATATGAATACCGGCCGTGTGCATACGGAAGTATTTTGAGGACATTTCCTAGCATAAATCTCTTTTCACACACAAACCAGCCAAAATAACGTGTGAAAAATGACCTTGATCCGTTTCCACACAAATGCGCACATACGCATTCATTTCTCTTTTACACACCCTCGCACACGCAACACACACGCTCGCTGATTTTAAGAGCCACTGATCCTTACCGTGCCACCAAATTCGTCTTTGTTCTCCAAACGTGACAGCATGATTTATGGCGTTTTTGTTGGCGTTGAGCACCGACCTCTGGTgcataaaaacaacaagcaAACACGAATcgcattaaatttttttattattatttttttaaggctttTATTCCACCTCGACAATGCAGCGCTGTCGCAGTGAAAATTCAGTCTGGAGCGatcagcactttttttcttttttcttttttagatgtGGAAGCGATCGGAAATTGGATTTGGATATTTTCAAGGAAGTGAACATTCATTCAACAATGCTCATGGGAACCAGGATCATGTGTTTAAAACCTTCACGTATGACAGTGATGAATATTGTGTACGGATGTCAGCGGCGCATTAACATAGAGAGGTGGTCTGGGTTAAATACCTAATAGACAAATCATTGtggcattttcacattatttatgTAACGTGACAACATGACAGTCCTTTGATTAGTTTGTTCCGCACTCAAATGGCCGTCTATTCACACCACGCTATAATAACACCGCTGACCTACTTTTATGGTGGGCCGCCATTAATCATAGAGGCTGAGAGAGAggtgtgggggggcggggggggatcCAATGCCCCCTCCactctaaaaaaacacacattgctAAACGCTATGCCTCACAGAGGGTAACATCATTGTGATTGTACAGTGATTTGTGTGTTTGGGGGTGCTCGTTTACACAATGGTTTACACAAAGGACTTTTTCTTTATGCTGGTGAAAGTGGCAGATTAATTGCTGGTTTGGGTTTTAACCCGCTATACACAGAGGTGCTTTTACCCGTGGGGTGTGTAGGTCACAGTTTCAAATGAATCCAAAACGTTCTCAGCGATAgggggccctattttcatgccaCTCTAAGTGCAGTTAGAAAcagttgtgggagtgaacataGTTGACTTACTTGGTGGCCAATGGAATTGGATTCCTCTCATTGGCTTTAAATTCAGCGCAGGTGAGGCACACCTTCTACACGGTGGATGCATAAGCGGACTCGCAGCAGTCCGTGCAGGAGATTAATGCACACaaagtacactgtaaaaaaaaaaaaaaagaagtatttaaTCTTAGTAATTAGATACTCAAAACTCTGCTTGTAAAAATTATTTAGagtttctgagtgaaaaaaaaacgtcttttttttttcaagtaaatatttttattttattttttacagtgtacatttaTGGAGACAACTGCAAGAAGATCTTCACTTGCCAATGATGTAAATTTCGTGCTGGGTACTTGGAGACCACCTTCTAGCCTTGATTGTACTACtaaagatgataataataataataatgtgtacgatgaattgatttctacaatgagtCAGAGGGTTCAATGTtcgctgttgtcatatttatgaatgaaatacaatggCATCCATGGCACACAAGACAATACGTGAGTAAGAATGTTAAccttgtcaaaaaaatatatatatatttttttttaaatgcctatgGGTTAAGGCAGGCTGAGAAAATGAAACTATAGtaagaatataataaataagtgtaaaaaaaaaatactactaaaacaataataaaataattttaaaaaaatgcagtaatgaaatggccaaaaatacattatttatacaaATGTATGCAATTTACAGAACTGTTCATACTGGAATGGTTGCATGCAAAATTATGTGCATTCTCGCAATCAGTAGGAAGTTAAGAACACtaaatacaatacagtaaatactaTTCATGTCACACTTATTGTACTATTTTACTCTACTGTGTACAACATCAAAAAGTTAACCAAGATCTTTGAAATAGCCGAAAATGATGCGGAACGGTATTCCTGTACGTGACTGCAACCACAATCATAAACAAGTTTCCTCCACTCAATCAATTGACAGTGAAGCATTTTGTAGTGCCCCAGGGACCGAAAATGATCAAGTTCATGCAAAACTAACATGAAATCATTACCCCCACCGAACGCTTCACAGCAGGGCAGGCCCTCTTTTCAATAAGCAATCTCCTCGTCGAAGATGAATGAACCTGGCATTTCGTTTCATTAAGCCGCCTCCCCTGTTAATGGATATTCATCATTAATAGATGAACAAACACGGGAGAATATTCAAGCCTTATTGTTTGCACTGGCTTGTTATATTGCAACATGAATTGCCTTACAACTTTACTATTAAAGTCAATCAGGTGACTCTATAAAAACAAATCTGTATTCTGAAGGCTTAACATATAAATTATAaacttttgcgtgttcaaataaatcaaagatgagattcttgtgaagagggtccttgcaaggattgATTTaatacagagatctctggtcacacaattgaatatcaccaaagcagtttcatccaagaatgtgtgtctcCCCCCCATgagacacagccctttattacaatcagagtttgtacagaaaacgcctcttctcctcccatcaaatacgaaaaacagattacattctcacaaTATGCCAGGTTGATCTTTCACGTGAGAACAAAACAGAATTtcaatatgccagcttgcactttcttcatattttagacaaaacaggttctcagtGTGCCAGCTTGTACtttcttcccaaaacagaatctcaatatgccagTTTGCACTTTCTCAAGAAGGACAAGGGAAAGGGAATTTAGAcgaaaacaagataacagataggttaaggtcgagctatattgagtttaacattatttcacctgctctacacatctataactaaattcaacatggttaaaatataaaataaagaattaaaaatgttatcaaTGTTAACAATACAAATATTGACGCCGCGCTCCATTCAAAGTAGATGGCGTCGCCCATCTGTCTAGCATTTGTTTGATTGGGTGTGCCGCGACCGAAATGAGGACAAGGCCTCTAGAAAATGGCCGACTGAAAAATAACTCTTCATGATGGCAAACATGGTAACTGCTGTTCTGTTATATCCCACGTGCCCAATTCCAACACGCAAAACGACCTCCTGCAAACAAT harbors:
- the LOC144056593 gene encoding uncharacterized protein LOC144056593, whose product is MKNNALDTDKRNYQRRGGMPHLKTNALADPKMWNEQEINPRNERRHAKCPHYRSFLSQKVDLLDRATNEQQNSGADTLSENCRSQAASTPSAEALQPTASQYRWGSCNLASKWNSWNGFVGTAGGPWDHFPPIDA